The following proteins come from a genomic window of Mariniflexile sp. TRM1-10:
- a CDS encoding thioredoxin family protein produces MNKTIKLISAAVIVLCISAFTIHKTTFGEGYKIGDVAEDFSLKNIDGKMVSLSDYKKAKGFIVTFTCNTCPYAVAYEDRIIALDKKYASKGYPVIAIMPNNVTIKPDDNLDAMKQRASEKGFTFPYLIDKEQKVFPKFGATKTPHMFVLQKTEKGNVVRYIGAIDDNYKDASAVSTKYVEKAVDALLQGKEVEQTETKAIGCSIKV; encoded by the coding sequence CATTTACAATTCATAAAACAACTTTTGGTGAAGGTTACAAAATAGGCGATGTTGCCGAAGATTTTTCACTTAAAAATATTGATGGAAAAATGGTATCCTTATCAGATTACAAAAAAGCAAAAGGATTTATAGTAACATTTACCTGTAACACCTGCCCGTATGCGGTAGCTTATGAAGATAGAATTATAGCTTTAGATAAAAAATATGCGTCAAAAGGCTATCCCGTCATTGCAATTATGCCAAATAATGTAACTATCAAACCAGATGATAATTTAGACGCTATGAAGCAAAGAGCCAGCGAAAAAGGATTTACATTTCCTTATTTAATTGATAAAGAACAAAAAGTCTTTCCAAAGTTTGGGGCTACCAAAACACCACATATGTTTGTACTGCAAAAAACAGAAAAAGGCAATGTTGTTAGGTATATAGGAGCTATTGATGATAATTATAAAGATGCATCGGCTGTGTCAACAAAGTATGTTGAAAAAGCAGTTGACGCTTTATTACAAGGAAAAGAGGTTGAGCAAACCGAAACGAAAGCGATAGGCTGTTCTATTAAAGTATAA
- a CDS encoding rhodanese-like domain-containing protein: protein MEDLSQEEWASRLENDKKAVVLDVRTDAEVADGIIPNAIHIDIYKGQDFIDEIEALDKDKNYYVYCRSGNRSGQACAIMDQLGFENAYNLEGGILEWEGDLVAID, encoded by the coding sequence ATGGAAGATTTATCACAAGAAGAATGGGCATCACGATTAGAGAATGACAAAAAAGCAGTCGTATTGGATGTAAGAACCGATGCCGAAGTAGCCGATGGTATTATACCAAATGCTATTCATATAGATATATATAAAGGTCAGGATTTTATAGATGAAATTGAAGCCTTAGATAAAGATAAAAACTATTATGTGTATTGCCGTTCGGGAAATAGAAGTGGTCAAGCCTGTGCCATTATGGATCAGTTAGGTTTTGAAAATGCCTATAATCTAGAAGGAGGTATTTTAGAATGGGAAGGCGATTTGGTAGCTATAGACTAA